The following proteins are encoded in a genomic region of Pirellulales bacterium:
- a CDS encoding SGNH/GDSL hydrolase family protein, whose translation MAERYARSRSFWQAIAMACCAVPLLLLVADTAWALRSGWRPSPLILAALCAVVLFIAMARRRVHCDWRHAAPRGLLLFAALLTAALAAEWWLRASNRHAAFHLRRPGLSFQLTPDPVAYPGASPRARVSYDAYGFRGTGVSGCAKQSTRVFCLGGSTTECLFLDDAATWPARLQAILEQSRPARFCVLNAGHCDYAAAQHARFVRESPLVRSQDMVVALVGASDLMRYVFQFDLGGERPPRWQQSALATLARDVWNGPLRRGMYVDPTGVAYAHARGKLSFTRNQLIPDIRYAAAEYELRLRQLASAVRRRGAQLVLVTQPVLWQASMPPEAMPRLVVCRVLPFPGPWRWLTAAHLREAIDQFNASTRRVAIEYGVPLVEADELHAQLDCFYDDYHLTVRGADALAQLIADRLLADRGLRESHAAARQ comes from the coding sequence ATGGCGGAACGTTACGCTCGGTCGCGCTCGTTCTGGCAGGCCATTGCCATGGCCTGCTGCGCCGTGCCGCTCCTGTTGTTGGTTGCCGACACTGCCTGGGCGCTGCGCTCCGGCTGGCGGCCGAGCCCTCTAATTCTAGCGGCGCTGTGCGCTGTCGTTCTTTTCATTGCGATGGCGCGCCGACGCGTCCACTGCGATTGGCGTCATGCCGCGCCGCGCGGTCTGCTGCTATTCGCGGCGCTGCTTACGGCGGCCTTGGCCGCCGAGTGGTGGCTGCGCGCCAGTAATCGGCATGCGGCGTTTCATCTCCGCCGCCCTGGTCTGTCGTTTCAACTGACCCCCGATCCGGTGGCCTATCCTGGCGCCTCTCCCCGCGCGCGGGTGTCGTACGATGCGTATGGATTTCGTGGGACCGGAGTATCCGGTTGCGCGAAGCAATCGACGCGCGTCTTTTGCCTTGGCGGCAGCACCACCGAATGTCTCTTTCTCGACGATGCGGCCACCTGGCCCGCGCGTTTGCAGGCAATTCTCGAACAATCGCGTCCCGCGCGCTTTTGTGTTCTCAACGCCGGTCACTGCGACTATGCCGCTGCGCAGCACGCGCGCTTCGTGCGCGAGTCGCCGCTAGTCCGCTCGCAAGACATGGTCGTGGCGCTGGTTGGTGCCTCCGACCTGATGCGCTACGTGTTCCAGTTCGATCTCGGCGGCGAGCGCCCGCCGCGCTGGCAACAATCGGCGCTCGCCACGCTGGCGCGCGATGTTTGGAACGGCCCGCTGCGCCGCGGCATGTATGTCGATCCCACTGGCGTTGCCTACGCGCACGCGCGCGGCAAGTTGTCCTTCACCCGCAATCAATTGATTCCAGATATCCGCTACGCCGCGGCCGAATACGAATTGCGGCTACGGCAGTTGGCGAGCGCCGTACGGCGACGCGGAGCGCAATTGGTGCTCGTCACTCAACCGGTGCTGTGGCAAGCGAGCATGCCGCCCGAAGCCATGCCTCGTCTGGTTGTCTGTCGTGTTCTGCCGTTCCCTGGTCCTTGGCGTTGGTTGACTGCCGCGCATTTGCGCGAGGCGATCGATCAATTCAACGCCTCCACGCGGCGCGTCGCAATCGAATACGGCGTGCCACTGGTCGAGGCCGATGAACTACACGCCCAGCTCGACTGCTTCTACGATGATTACCATCTCACCGTGCGCGGCGCCGACGCGCTGGCGCAATTGATCGCCGATCGACTGCTGGCCGATCGCGGCTTGCGCGAATCACACGCCGCTGCTCGACAGTAG